CCCTCACCCTGAAAAAAGGGTCAGGGTCCCACCCTCACCTGGGCAGAGGGTCAAGGGGTCCCACCTTCTCCTGGGCAGAGGGTCAGGGGTCCCACCTTCACCCTGAAAAAAGGGTCAAGGGGTCCCACCCTCTCCTGggcagagggtcagggggtcccaCCCTCAGCTGGGCCAAGGATCAGGTTTGGGGGTTCAGGTTCCATCAGGTGGAGCCGCCGTGAGGgagtgtggggagggggcagcaggTGCCATGGAGCCCCAGTGACATACATGCCAGCTGGGGAGCACCTGGAGGATCCCTGTTCCAGAGTCAACCAGGCACAAACAGCAGCCCTCTTCCattaatacatttattttctgcttccCAGGCTAGTTTTTGTTGCCCTGGCTGCACTGGGGTCTAGCAAGGCAGGGTCAGCAGTGTCGGAGCGTCAGGAAGGAAACACCCTCAAGGTATACCAGGGAAGGTTTAATTAGATAAGAGGAAagatttcttcatggaaagggctgtcaggcccagcacaggctgctgagGGTGGTggtggagtgcccatccctggaagtgttcaaaaaccacgtggatgtggcacctggggacatggtttagtggtgaacatggtGCTGGTGCTGAGTGAACCGTTGGACTGTGATCcaaaagggcttttccagctTTGTTGATTGTGTGATTCAGAGACACTCAGGAAACTGACCCTCTCTTCTCACCTGGCAGTTCGGTTTCTGATTTAAGTCCTTCGCTGTGTTACTGATATGGGCACACGTAGAGGAGCCCGTGCAGGGTGTGTGGGTCACggtgaggaattttggggggcaGGAGGCAGGACAGGGGTTACTTCACCCCATACCCCACGATGTGCGGCTCGATGGGCATCCAGGGTAACGCCACGCTGATGTGTTGTATCTTCAGCTCGGAGAATTTTGCCTCTTCCAGATTCTTCCACAGCTCTCTCGTGAGGCAGCATCCAGCAAAGACGAGTTTCCAAGTCGGGTAACAGACTTGCTGCCAAAAATACGTCCAGCTGGAATGCTCAGCAGCCACGTGCTCCAAGAAATAGAAAGCTCCTCCCTGGGAACACAGAGTCTTCTTACAGCGGGTGTGGGGGTCAGACCAAGTGGCTCCCActtccccctcccttcccttttccctttcctttttcccttccctctgttATCTGGAATTAATGAAAGAAGGAAACGTCCAGAGATTCAAAATGCCCATTCAAAAAGCACAAAGGACTGACTTATTTGATTCCTCTTTTATTTCAGCAATAgtttgttgtggttttgtttcagTCAGTTCTTAACATgactggtttttttggaattaaatgatcttcaaggtccctctCAACCGAGaccattccatggttctatGAAAATGCCACTTTAAAGGCTGAAAGTGTGTTTTAAGCTCAAATCAACTATTTTTCacttggttgtttgtttttttttggttgtttttttttttgtttgtttggttttggttttttggtttttttttttttaatttttggtctGAGTTTTAAGCGCAAACCAactatttttcacttttttctttggtCTGGATTTTAAGCTCAAACCAActatttttaacctttttttggTCTGGGTTTTAAGCTCAAACAACTCTTTTTcacttgttttttgtttgtctgttttgttttggggggggttgtggttttttttgagattttttgaggttgtttttagttttttccccctttccttgcTCATGGTACCTCTAGAGCAGACATGAAGGGCAATACCAGTTTTTTTTGCGGGTACTCACCGGCCGGAGCACCCGGAGCACTTCCCTCAGGGTGCTGCTGACGCTGTGCACGGAGCACAGCACCAGGGTGCAAACCACGGCGTCCACCGAGGCGCTGGGCACCTGCCGCAGGTCCTCTCCCGCGGCCACCAGGAACTGCTCGTAGTGCAGGTGCTGGTTCTTCTTCATGTTTCTGGCGAGGCCCTCCTGGAAGTTGGGGTTGATGTCGGTGCAAGTGACTTTGCAGCCCGGTGGGTAGAACTGGAAGTTGGCGCCGCTGCCGGTGCCGATCTCCAGCAGCCGCAGCTCCCCAGAGGGGCCCCTGAATTCAGGCAGATTGCGGAACAGCTCCTGCTTGTGCTTCTTGGATTTCTTCTCGTGAAATGCACAAATCCTTTCTAAGATGAAAGGAAAGAAGACCTTCTTGCAGAAAGGCTCCCAGATGCCCAGGAAGGACAGCAGGTAGACGGGCCAGGCGAGCAGTGCCAGGCCGGCACGGAGCACGAGGACGCTCGCAGCGGCCTCTGCCATTTTCAGCCTGGGCAGAGGATCCACGCAGAGCAGAACTTCTCCTGTGAGGCAGAGCTCGGGAGCCCAGTCAGAGCTGCATTCCTGTCCTCTCCGAGTACATTCAGCTGCTTGGGTTGCTCTGGAGGACGCTTTTCTCCAGCTGATTTCTCAGTCCGGTCACAGGCGAGGACTGaacagtgcagctgcagccaagcAGTGACCAGAGTCcaggggaggagctgccagtTTGTTCCCAAGCTGGGCAGCACAACTTCATGTGTAACCCCAGGCAAAGTTCTGCAAGTGCCCTCCTTCAGTTCCGGGTACAGTCACATTTCTTaaagcagcctgtgctgccctcGGAGCTCAGCCAAGCTCTGGATCTCTGCAGGAATTTTGTCAGGGGTTTGATTAATGTTTCAGTTCAGAGTTGTTAGGGAGTTGTTTTtccagctcctgggagctgctgggtttgctcagcagctctgtgctctctcTGAACAGCAGTTTTAAGCCTTTGCAGTTCGAGGACACCttaaatcttttggtgggtgaGAACGGCTCCCAGTGATCTTCCAGGCTGATGGGAATCATGGACAGAGATAAAACAATTTATTAATTCATTAGTTCTGCATGCAGCTGGTggagtttgggtttttatttgggTCGAATCAACACTGACCACTCCGTGAACACATTCTAGAAGACTTTGTCAGCTCTGCAGTCAACAGTTTTCCAAAGGATTTGCTGGCAGCGTGGATCAGCCATTAACAGGTGACAGCTCTGCTCCGGGTCCAGGAGAATCCAAGGTCCCTAATAACCTTGGGATGAGTGGTCCCTAATGAGCTTGGAACAGTTCTGCTGGGGGTGCGCTGGAGTTTTGCTTTCCTGGGAAAGCCACCAGTGTGTCTCCGCTTCCCTCTGGTGGCAATAAAGCAAATTAAAGCCGGCAGTAATTGGGTGCTTCATTAATGATCTCTGTTGTATTTTCATGCCTCCACCTTGTGGCAGCTACAAACAGATTGAACAGTGGGAATCACAGAATCGTTtatggaaaagacctccaagatggAGTCCAACCTTTAATTACTCCGTGGTGCACCAAATACGGGCAGTAATGGACACGGGGATGACAATGATGATGGTGATGGACACAGGGATGACCTTGGTGGACACagggatgatgatgatgacgatgGACactaatgatgatgatggtgtTGGTGATGGGCATAGGGATGCTGCTGATTGGCACAGGGATGATGATTATGATGATGGACACACAGATACTGCTGATGgtgatgggcacagggatgatgatgatggcgatgggcacagggatggtgATGAAGGGCAGAGGGATGCTGATGGTGAGGGTGGACACACAGACGCtgatgatggtgatggtgatggacacagggatgcaggtgatgcacacagggatgctggtgatgggcacagggatgctggtgatggtgatgggcacagggatgcaggtgatggacacagggatgcaggtgatgggcacagggatgctggtgatgggcacagggatgctgctgctgatgatggtgatgggcacagggatgctGATGTAGgtgatgggcacagggatgctGATGTGCCGGTGGGCACATGGACGGACGCTGCTGACGATGATGCTGGTGATGATGgtgatgggcacagggatgctgatggtgatgggcacagggatgctggtgatggtgatgggcacagggatgcaggtgatggacacagggatgcaggTGATGCGCACAGGGATGCTGgtgatgggcacagggatgctGATGTGCCGGTGGGCACACGGACGGACGCTGCTGacgatgatgatggtgatgatggtgatggacacacggacactGATGATGgtgatgggcacagggatgcaggtgatgggcacagggatgctGATGTGCCGGTGGGCACACGGACGGACGCTGCTGACGATGATGATGGTGACGacggcgggccgggcccggggttccccgctccccccgccccccggTGCCTGCGGAGCGCCCCCCGGCGGcgcgcgcggggcgggcgggggccgggccggccggGCGGGGGGAGCGCCGGGAGCGCACCAAGATGGCGACACCCGCAGTCCCTCCCGCAGCTCCCCCCGCGCCGCAGTCCGGCagcgccgcgccggggccgcgctgagCCCGCCCGACACGGTGAGTCGCAGCCCCCGAGACCCCCGCGGGCTCCAGCCGCAGCTCCCCTCGCTTGCTGTCCTGCTAGATCCATCCCCCCGTAGCCCTTGGCACACCTCCCCCGGGGGCTCTGCCGCAGAGCGCGGCCCGGAGAGCCCCGGGGACACCGGAGGCGGGTTGTGGGGCGGTGCGGGGTGGAGGGCCtggggagcccccagccccaaatccgCCGCGTGAGGAGGGTCCCGGAGCCTTGCCCCTTCTCAGCATCCCCTGGGTGGAGGGATGCCCGGGCACCCCGCGCCCAGGGAAGGGGGTCGGGGGCCGGCTCTGTGCCCGCTCAGCTCTGCCCGCGGGGCTCCGGCAGCCGCTGTCCCGGCCCGGGAGGGTCCGTCCGCTGCAGCCCGGGGCCCCCGGCCCTGCGGGAGTGGGGGGGACGGTGCCGGGCCCGGCATCAGCGTCCCCCGGCCGGCGGGCTGGCTCTGGGAAGGGGCAGCCGCCCCCTGCGCCCACCCTGGACCCGGAGCCCCGTCTGGGCCCCGTCCTTCCATCCTTCCGTCTGTTCCTGCatccctccctgcatccctccctgCATCCGTGCCTCCACCCCACAGCTTGGGGGGCCCACGGGACCCTCCTCCCACGCCCCAAATTCGGGGCCGTGCTCTGTGCATTGTAGGAAAGGAGAGCCCGAGTTCTCCTCGGTGTCCCTTCCCCCTCGGCCCTCGCTGCAGCGCTGCTCTGTCCCTCCACCACCCCCTGCTCCCACCGCTCGCCATGCAGAGCTtcccctgcccggggaggggggattttggaggtcaggaggggttttttttgtgaggaGAGGCGGGCAGGGGGATGCTTGGGGCAGTCTTGGTGTTCCAGCTGACACAGATGTTGGGTCAGCATCGTGGTTGTGCAtcttccttccctctttccttccgccactgatttttttttgaggggtgGGATGGCGAGGGCAGATTTggtttatattattttttcccttcctgctgggaGGGAATTGCACATTCACGAggtttttctattaaaaaatctgggtgtcttcctcccctccccctgcGTTCTGGTGCAAACTGATGCCCAGCTGATGTGGGGGTGGGGACGCCGGGAGGTGCTCCACGGCAGCGGCTGCGGATGATCCGGGGTGAAGTCGGAAAGTCTGGCAAGGGGAGCGTGTGcgaggggcagcagctgcatgCGGACCCTCGGGCCCCCGAGCTGAATTCTGGAGGGTGATCCCAGGTGTGCGAGGATCATCCTCGTCCCCTCCGTGCCGTGTCGCAGCGGTCGGCGGGAGCCCCCCGAGGGGCCGCGAAGGTGGGGCGGGTTTCGCGGCTCCCCGTTGTGTTTTTGCCGAGTATTGACGGGTAACCCGGCCCTGGCACACTGCAGCATTCCACCCGCACCGGGAGCCGTGACCGGGACGTCCTCTTTTCACACCGGGAAGCTTTAATTGTGAGGAACGGGGTGGGGGGCgcggggtccctgtccccctcctgCCGCCGCCTTTAGAGGCGGAAAGGGAGGAAAGCGTCACCGTGGTGGTtttccagggcagccctgctttGGAGAGATGGGGCCTGGAAATGGTCCTGTTCTCCTGTGTCGGTGATGGAGGTTCGGGAAGCTCTGGGGTCGGCTCCTCCAGCGGTGCCCGGGGGCAGGAGGTGTGGGcgaggctggaggagcccatggGACACTCCCTGTGCCCATTACTGTCCCCTGGGGCCGTCACCGCCCTTCCGATCTCTTCAGGGGCAGCCACATCAAGTTGGTGAAGCTGTTTAGGGTCTCTGCATAGCTCTGGGCTTGGGGAGTTGGTGCCTTTAGGAGTAACAAGCCCCTTCACTCCGTTGGGACCTTTCCCTGCTGGGTCTGTCCTAAGGCCTCCCAGAGCTCCAGTGCTCGGGTTTTTCACCGTTTTTTGTGTTTAGAAAGTCCCTGTTCTTCACTTTGGTGTTTTATATAAAGCTAACAACGTGACTGAAGGTTTCTTTGGTCATTTTAACACGTTTGGGTGCTTCTGCAGTGTCGTTCACTCAGGGTGGAGGACCTGGAGCCATCACAGATAATTTGATCAGTTATATAAGCTTGTATGTATGGCTTAGATGTAGATCATGGTATAGATACTGTACTGCTCAGTGGAGCAATTATAATCCTGTGGCTTTTTGGTGGGAGGAGGTTTCTAATAGGCAAGAGGGCGAGCAATCACGTGCCTCAGGAAATGGAGCATGGCTGTGCCTTCATTCTGTTCAATAAGGCAGAAACAAAGTCAGCATTGAATGGAAATGAAGTAGCTTCAAACCATAAATCACAGCATCATCTTCCTCCCGTTTGGTGCCGTGTCTGTGTTGGTGGTGGGGCTGCCCGAGTGTGTTTTTTGTTAAATGACTGGTCTGGGTTTCCATCTCgatggagagctgctgtttTTCAATGGCTGAGTGCTGGCCCTGAGGCTGTGTGGCCCTTGGGCTCCTGCTGTCACATGGTGGCCCTTCAGCATCGATCGCCTTCCCccgagctgctgcagctccattgACATCGGCGATACGCTGGGATCAATAATTTATTGTTGAGTTCAGAGCAATGGGCTGGGTTAGGGCTGGAGCAGTGAAACAACAAAAATGAGCTGGGAACAAGCACAGGGGGAGTAATTTCAGGAACCACAGAGAGGAAAGGCGTGTGATGGCTCGTGTTGGTGATGGTGGGGTGGAGAGCTGGTCCTGGTGGGACGTTGGCTGGAATCTGGTGGGGTTCAGGAATGCTTGGACAGCCCCTCTTGTGCCTCATTATCCGATTTCTTGTGCCTCATTATCCTATTTCTTGTGCCTCATTATCCTATTTCTGTGCAGAGGTGGAGAATACAAGTAGGGAAGAAGTggcttcctgctgcaggagtgTATTATAAAACCTCCCTGACATTAGCTCAGGTTCCAGGCTGGCTTTTAACACTTCACGTGTTCTTCTGGCTTAGGCAAAACTCTATCCTTTTCAGGAGGggtttcttcac
This is a stretch of genomic DNA from Passer domesticus isolate bPasDom1 chromosome 31, bPasDom1.hap1, whole genome shotgun sequence. It encodes these proteins:
- the TMT1A gene encoding thiol S-methyltransferase TMT1A; this translates as MAEAAASVLVLRAGLALLAWPVYLLSFLGIWEPFCKKVFFPFILERICAFHEKKSKKHKQELFRNLPEFRGPSGELRLLEIGTGSGANFQFYPPGCKVTCTDINPNFQEGLARNMKKNQHLHYEQFLVAAGEDLRQVPSASVDAVVCTLVLCSVHSVSSTLREVLRVLRPGGAFYFLEHVAAEHSSWTYFWQQVCYPTWKLVFAGCCLTRELWKNLEEAKFSELKIQHISVALPWMPIEPHIVGYGVK